Proteins from a genomic interval of Carboxydocella sporoproducens DSM 16521:
- a CDS encoding DUF6119 family protein — protein MLCNTTAEDLTVFINDIEEVLKEPPKFSLPRVEVVKNEEKIYQLNMKLVSRILDDNSNIQMDEVSIFGVDFVFTDKNQYTFFLKGNKRKTSYEVKELNMKDFRAFIRQNNIDLYQELDNIYVCAKNENDKGYSNNIKYFLDYVDDEKYCLLDGKWYQFNRSYIDYLEAEADKIPHEYLEDDDLSITDYKSYIVENGLDEKNMYKEKYFNTVQKNKGYENFDRDFEQIRKKYNIEKMDLYKDNILYFVKIGTPQKLGYVIDQCLSTVNMLKDKETKIIINSRPIKPKGVCLWLIMDRKNKINKLSEIESLIFLMKLVEWKKQVASAGLEYKVKINYVKD, from the coding sequence ATTTTATGCAACACTACTGCAGAAGACTTGACTGTTTTTATAAATGATATTGAAGAAGTGCTGAAAGAACCACCTAAATTTAGTTTACCAAGAGTAGAAGTAGTTAAGAACGAAGAAAAAATTTATCAATTAAATATGAAACTAGTTTCTCGAATACTCGATGATAATTCAAATATACAAATGGATGAAGTATCTATATTTGGTGTGGATTTTGTTTTTACAGATAAAAATCAATATACTTTCTTTTTAAAAGGTAATAAAAGGAAAACTAGTTATGAAGTTAAAGAATTAAATATGAAAGACTTTAGAGCATTTATTAGACAGAATAATATTGATTTATATCAAGAATTAGATAACATCTATGTTTGCGCTAAGAATGAAAATGATAAAGGTTATAGCAATAACATAAAATATTTTTTAGATTATGTGGATGATGAGAAATACTGCCTATTAGATGGAAAGTGGTATCAGTTTAACCGTTCTTATATAGATTATTTAGAGGCAGAAGCAGATAAAATTCCCCATGAATATTTAGAAGACGATGATTTATCAATTACAGATTATAAATCTTATATAGTAGAAAATGGACTTGATGAAAAAAATATGTATAAAGAAAAGTATTTTAATACTGTCCAGAAAAATAAAGGATATGAGAATTTTGATAGGGATTTTGAACAAATAAGAAAAAAATACAATATTGAAAAAATGGATTTATATAAGGATAATATATTATACTTTGTAAAAATTGGAACCCCACAAAAACTTGGATATGTAATTGACCAGTGTCTGAGTACTGTTAATATGTTAAAAGATAAGGAAACTAAAATAATTATTAATTCTAGACCTATTAAGCCTAAAGGGGTTTGTTTATGGCTAATAATGGATAGAAAAAATAAGATAAACAAATTGAGTGAGATTGAATCTTTGATATTTTTAATGAAATTAGTTGAATGGAAAAAACAAGTTGCAAGTGCGGGATTGGAGTATAAAGTTAAAATAAATTATGTTAAAGATTGA